A genomic region of Micromonospora sp. NBC_01796 contains the following coding sequences:
- a CDS encoding ABC transporter ATP-binding protein, with protein MEPTPSGRDRGPHTVSAAEKTQARQVSLRRIGGLFTRHRAALAMVTAIIVAASIIAMASPFLLRHVIDQALPERDLTLLVWLVLGMVGVAAVTSVLGVLQTWISTRVGQEVLHQLRTDVFGHLQRQSLAFFTRTRTGEVQSRITNDIGGMQSVVTSTATGIASNLTTVVATAVAMVALSWRLSLVSLLVLPPAIWLTRRVARLRREITAKRQRELADLNVTVEEGLSISGVQLAKTLGTGPTLIERFNASSARLVDLELRSELAGRWRMASMSVIFAAIPAIIYLSAGLPGTAGTLSIGTLVAFTTLQGGLFRPLMGLLNVGVSLTASLALFARIFEYLDLPVEVADPAEPVGIDPRRVRGHLRLDEVGFSYQGSNTAAVTGVTLDVPPGTSLALVGETGSGKSTLAALVSRLHDPSSGRVTVDGIDLRDLRLADLAAIVGVVSQETYLLHTTVRENLRYARPEATDAEIEAAARAAQIHDLIAGLPDGYDTMVGSRGHRFSGGEKQRLAIARTLLRDPRVLILDEATSALDTETERAVQRAFDVLAEGRTTITIAHRLSTVRDADQIAVLDHGRIVERGTHDTLIDTNGRYAMLAA; from the coding sequence TTGGAACCCACCCCCTCCGGCCGCGACCGCGGCCCCCACACCGTCAGCGCCGCCGAGAAGACGCAGGCCCGCCAGGTGTCACTGCGCCGCATCGGCGGGCTGTTCACCCGGCACCGGGCCGCGCTCGCCATGGTCACCGCGATCATCGTGGCCGCCTCGATCATCGCGATGGCCTCGCCCTTCCTGCTCCGGCACGTGATCGACCAAGCCCTCCCGGAGCGCGACCTGACGCTGCTCGTCTGGCTGGTCCTCGGCATGGTCGGGGTGGCCGCCGTCACCTCGGTCCTCGGCGTCCTGCAGACCTGGATCTCCACCCGGGTCGGGCAGGAGGTCCTGCACCAGCTACGCACCGACGTGTTCGGCCACCTCCAGCGGCAGTCGCTGGCGTTCTTCACCCGTACCCGCACCGGCGAGGTGCAGTCCCGGATCACCAACGACATCGGTGGCATGCAGTCGGTGGTCACCTCCACAGCCACCGGCATCGCGTCCAACCTGACCACGGTCGTCGCCACCGCGGTCGCCATGGTCGCCCTCTCCTGGCGCCTCTCCCTGGTCTCGCTGCTCGTACTTCCCCCCGCGATCTGGCTGACCCGCCGGGTCGCCCGGCTGCGCCGCGAGATCACCGCGAAACGCCAGCGCGAACTGGCCGACCTCAACGTCACCGTCGAGGAGGGGTTGTCGATCAGTGGCGTACAGCTCGCCAAGACCCTCGGAACCGGGCCGACGCTGATCGAGCGGTTCAACGCCTCCTCCGCCCGCCTGGTCGACCTGGAACTGCGCAGCGAACTCGCCGGCCGGTGGCGGATGGCCTCGATGAGCGTCATCTTCGCCGCCATCCCCGCGATCATCTACCTCAGCGCCGGCCTGCCCGGCACCGCCGGCACGCTGAGCATCGGCACCCTGGTCGCCTTCACCACGTTGCAGGGCGGGCTGTTCCGCCCGCTGATGGGCCTGCTGAACGTGGGCGTCTCGCTGACCGCGTCACTGGCCCTCTTCGCCCGGATCTTCGAATACCTGGACCTCCCGGTCGAGGTGGCCGACCCGGCCGAACCGGTCGGCATCGACCCGCGCCGGGTCCGCGGCCACCTGCGCCTGGACGAGGTCGGCTTCAGCTATCAGGGCAGCAACACCGCCGCGGTCACCGGGGTCACCCTGGACGTGCCCCCCGGCACCAGCCTGGCCCTGGTCGGCGAGACCGGTTCCGGTAAGAGCACCCTCGCCGCGCTGGTCAGCCGGTTGCACGACCCGAGCAGCGGCCGGGTCACCGTCGACGGCATCGACCTGCGCGACCTGCGCCTGGCCGACCTGGCCGCGATCGTCGGTGTGGTCAGCCAGGAGACGTACCTGCTGCACACGACAGTGCGGGAGAACCTGCGCTATGCCCGGCCGGAGGCCACCGACGCCGAGATCGAGGCCGCCGCCCGCGCCGCGCAGATCCACGACCTGATCGCCGGACTGCCCGACGGGTACGACACGATGGTCGGCTCGCGGGGACACCGGTTCTCCGGCGGTGAGAAGCAGCGCCTGGCCATTGCCCGCACGCTGCTGCGCGACCCGCGTGTCCTGATCCTCGACGAGGCGACCAGCGCCCTGGACACCGAGACCGAACGGGCCGTGCAGCGTGCGTTCGACGTCCTCGCCGAGGGACGTACGACGATCACCATCGCGCACCGGCTCTCCACCGTGCGCGACGCCGACCAGATCGCGGTGCTCGACCACGGACGGATCGTGGAGCGCGGCACCCACGACACGCTCATCGACACCAACGGCCGGTACGCGATGCTGGCCGCCTGA
- a CDS encoding patatin-like phospholipase family protein produces the protein MPTDGRALVLGGGGVTGVAWEIGLLHGLAQCGVDLAGADTVIGTSAGAAVAAQLTGTTPLADIYAAQIDNVPGGIPARIGVGPVVRLLVASAWPGDRRHGRAWLGRAALRAKTMSEAERRAVVERRVPDRRWPDRRLLVTAVDAETGTDVVFDRDSGVTLIDAVAASCAVPLVWPPVTIDGRRYLDGGVRSVANVDLAAGHGRVVVIAPTTSALRRTDRPHVQAAALGVPNVVVTPDAAARAAIGPNMLDPARRAAAARAGRDQAESIADRIRAVWQ, from the coding sequence ATGCCGACCGATGGACGAGCGCTGGTACTCGGCGGCGGTGGCGTGACCGGCGTCGCGTGGGAGATCGGCCTGCTGCACGGCCTCGCGCAGTGCGGTGTCGATCTCGCGGGCGCGGACACCGTCATCGGCACCTCGGCCGGGGCGGCGGTCGCCGCGCAACTGACCGGGACCACTCCCCTGGCGGACATCTACGCCGCCCAGATCGACAACGTCCCCGGCGGGATTCCCGCCCGGATCGGCGTGGGACCCGTCGTCCGTCTCCTGGTCGCATCGGCGTGGCCGGGCGACCGGCGGCACGGACGGGCGTGGCTGGGGCGAGCGGCGCTACGGGCGAAGACCATGTCCGAAGCCGAACGGCGAGCGGTCGTCGAACGACGGGTACCCGACCGGCGATGGCCCGACCGCCGGCTGCTGGTGACCGCCGTCGACGCCGAAACCGGTACGGACGTCGTCTTCGACCGCGACAGCGGGGTCACCCTGATCGACGCGGTCGCGGCCAGTTGCGCCGTCCCGCTGGTCTGGCCACCCGTCACGATCGACGGACGGCGGTACCTGGACGGCGGCGTACGCTCGGTCGCCAACGTCGACCTCGCCGCCGGCCACGGCCGGGTGGTCGTGATCGCACCCACCACGTCGGCCCTGCGCCGCACCGACCGTCCCCATGTCCAGGCCGCCGCACTCGGAGTGCCGAACGTCGTCGTGACACCGGACGCCGCAGCCCGCGCCGCCATCGGCCCCAACATGCTCGACCCCGCACGACGCGCGGCGGCAGCCCGCGCCGGACGCGACCAGGCCGAATCGATCGCGGACCGGATCCGCGCGGTCTGGCAGTGA
- a CDS encoding YciI family protein: MKYAMLICGDDREWTALSPGDEQDLMKQIYAWFERWQPTGKIADGGAELQPRDTAKTVRADANGQPVITDGPYLELKEIVGAIVILECDDIDEAARIAATWPLGAGMTALEVRPVMSRE, from the coding sequence ATGAAGTACGCGATGCTGATCTGCGGGGACGACCGCGAGTGGACCGCCCTGTCCCCGGGCGACGAGCAGGACCTGATGAAGCAGATCTACGCGTGGTTCGAGCGGTGGCAGCCGACCGGCAAGATCGCCGACGGCGGTGCCGAGCTGCAACCCCGGGACACCGCAAAAACGGTGCGCGCCGACGCGAACGGCCAGCCGGTGATCACGGACGGGCCGTACCTGGAACTCAAGGAGATCGTCGGCGCGATCGTCATCCTGGAGTGCGACGACATCGACGAGGCCGCGCGGATCGCGGCCACCTGGCCACTCGGCGCCGGGATGACCGCGCTGGAGGTCCGTCCCGTGATGAGCCGCGAATAG
- a CDS encoding DUF6596 domain-containing protein: MSAPARSTPHCARPCSRPISHATPVTPPPPSTSARPSVGINTSSHGADRRRSAQRCELAGEGVELARQLAALLPREPEAAGLAALLELHHARAAARFDSWGRIVLLEQQDRRLWDGAAIERAALRLRAAVRQGRPGPYQVQAGIAALHALAASYDATNWADVRALYDRLYALDPSPVVLLNRAVATRYAVGPAPALDEVDAVGDRLAGYHLWHAARADLLATLDRPGEALTAAERALELATNPAERELMSRRVGELRRRL, from the coding sequence GTGTCCGCGCCCGCGAGATCGACACCGCACTGCGCGAGGCCGTGCAGCAGGCCGATCTCCCACGCGACGCCGGTCACGCCACCGCCGCCGAGTACCAGCGCTCGTCCATCGGTCGGCATCAACACATCCTCTCACGGTGCCGACCGCAGACGATCCGCCCAGCGGTGTGAGTTGGCAGGCGAGGGGGTCGAGCTGGCGCGCCAACTCGCCGCGCTGCTGCCCCGTGAGCCGGAGGCCGCCGGCCTTGCCGCGTTGCTGGAACTGCATCACGCCCGCGCCGCCGCGCGGTTCGACTCGTGGGGCCGCATCGTGCTGCTGGAACAGCAGGACCGGCGGCTGTGGGACGGGGCGGCGATCGAACGGGCGGCGCTGCGGCTGCGGGCGGCGGTGCGCCAGGGCCGGCCGGGGCCGTACCAGGTGCAGGCCGGCATCGCCGCGCTACACGCTCTGGCCGCGTCGTACGACGCCACCAACTGGGCGGACGTCCGGGCACTGTACGACCGGCTGTACGCATTGGACCCGTCGCCGGTCGTACTGCTGAACCGGGCCGTGGCCACGCGGTACGCGGTGGGACCGGCGCCGGCGCTGGACGAGGTCGACGCGGTGGGGGACCGGCTTGCCGGTTACCACCTGTGGCACGCCGCCCGGGCCGACCTGCTGGCCACGCTCGACCGTCCGGGCGAGGCGCTGACGGCGGCGGAGCGGGCTCTGGAACTGGCGACGAACCCGGCCGAACGGGAACTGATGTCGCGTCGGGTGGGTGAGCTGCGGCGCCGGCTGTGA
- a CDS encoding VOC family protein produces the protein MACRITELVLDARDPELLARFWCEVLGYVELERDGADIEIGPADVGFGGAQPTIVLSQTDEPKAGKLRLHIDVNATDREQDEELERLLAAGARRVDVGQTGAESWHVLADPEGNEFCLLRRRVPGV, from the coding sequence GTGGCGTGTCGCATCACCGAACTGGTCCTGGACGCACGTGATCCCGAACTGCTGGCACGGTTCTGGTGCGAGGTACTGGGCTATGTCGAGCTGGAACGCGACGGAGCAGACATCGAGATCGGGCCGGCCGACGTCGGCTTCGGTGGCGCCCAGCCCACGATCGTCCTGAGCCAGACCGACGAGCCCAAGGCCGGCAAGCTGCGTCTGCACATCGATGTGAATGCCACCGACCGGGAACAGGACGAGGAGTTGGAGCGGTTGCTCGCGGCCGGTGCCCGCCGAGTCGATGTCGGGCAGACCGGCGCCGAGTCATGGCACGTGCTCGCGGATCCGGAAGGCAACGAATTCTGCCTCCTGCGACGACGGGTACCAGGGGTGTAG